From one Alicyclobacillus acidocaldarius subsp. acidocaldarius Tc-4-1 genomic stretch:
- a CDS encoding thiolase family protein gives MRNVWIVEYVRTPIGRQGGALKRVRPDDLAAHVLKHVCDRAGIEPGQVEEVYMGCANQAGEDNRNVARMAVLLPGFPEHVPGVTVNRLCASGLEAVNQAAKAIALGEIDIAIAGGVESMTRAPLVFPKPEMEYVRGNQIMWDTTLGWRMPNPQFPYPLESMGETAENVAEQFGISREDQDAFALASQQKAARAQAEGIFAEEIVPVVVKEKKQEMVVDRDEHPRPDTTMEALAKLKPAFREGGTVTAGNSSGINDGAAALVLVSEEKGREFGLKPLARWVASATAGVSPRVMGIGPVYAVRKLLARTGVRVDEIDWVELNEAFAAQSVACIRELGFDPAKVNPNGGAIALGHPLGCSGARLAGTLAKQLVRTGARYGIATLCVGVGQGVATLLERVDA, from the coding sequence ATGCGAAATGTGTGGATCGTCGAATACGTGCGGACGCCCATCGGCAGACAGGGCGGGGCACTGAAGCGCGTCCGCCCGGACGATCTCGCCGCGCACGTGTTGAAGCACGTCTGCGATCGAGCCGGGATCGAGCCGGGCCAGGTGGAGGAAGTGTACATGGGCTGCGCCAATCAGGCGGGCGAGGACAACCGGAACGTGGCGCGCATGGCGGTGCTCCTCCCGGGCTTTCCCGAGCACGTCCCGGGCGTCACGGTGAATCGCCTGTGCGCCTCGGGACTGGAGGCCGTGAATCAGGCGGCAAAGGCGATTGCGCTTGGCGAGATCGACATCGCCATCGCGGGGGGCGTGGAGAGCATGACGCGCGCGCCGCTCGTGTTCCCGAAGCCGGAGATGGAATACGTGCGCGGCAATCAGATCATGTGGGACACGACGCTGGGCTGGCGCATGCCGAATCCGCAGTTTCCGTATCCGCTCGAGAGCATGGGCGAGACGGCCGAGAACGTGGCGGAGCAATTTGGCATCTCGCGCGAGGATCAGGACGCCTTTGCACTCGCGAGCCAACAGAAGGCCGCGAGAGCGCAGGCGGAGGGGATCTTCGCGGAGGAGATTGTGCCCGTCGTTGTGAAGGAGAAGAAGCAGGAGATGGTGGTGGATCGCGACGAGCATCCGCGGCCTGACACCACCATGGAGGCGCTCGCGAAGCTCAAGCCCGCTTTCCGCGAGGGAGGCACGGTGACGGCGGGCAACTCGTCGGGCATCAACGACGGCGCGGCGGCGCTCGTGCTCGTGTCGGAGGAAAAGGGGCGGGAATTCGGCCTGAAGCCGCTTGCGCGTTGGGTGGCGAGCGCGACGGCGGGCGTCAGCCCGCGCGTGATGGGAATTGGCCCTGTGTACGCCGTGCGGAAGCTCCTCGCCAGGACGGGCGTTCGGGTGGACGAGATCGACTGGGTGGAGTTGAACGAGGCCTTTGCGGCGCAGTCGGTGGCGTGCATCCGCGAGCTGGGGTTCGATCCGGCCAAGGTGAATCCGAATGGCGGCGCCATCGCGCTGGGGCATCCGCTCGGCTGCTCGGGGGCGCGCCTCGCTGGGACGCTCGCGAAGCAGCTTGTGCGCACGGGGGCGCGCTACGGCATTGCTACGCTTTGCGTCGGTGTGGGGCAGGGCGTGGCGACGCTTCTCGAGCGGGTGGACGCGTGA
- a CDS encoding enoyl-CoA hydratase-related protein — protein sequence MHKSVRVEHQGAVMVVTLNRPEKVNALTRDTLFALREAFQAAGEDDGVRCVLLTGAGRGFCAGQDLDLGGGDADYAKVIRETYNPLILTMTHLEKPIVCAINGVAAGAGVSLALACDLRIASETATFIQAFVNIGLIPDSGGTWFLPRIVGLGRAMELAMLGDRVDASRAFEMGLVNRVVPADRLMAEAMALAERLASMPTRAIGLIKRAHYEGMEQTLAQSLELEAVLQKEAGQTADHQEGVRAFLEKRPPRFQGR from the coding sequence ATGCATAAAAGCGTTCGCGTGGAACACCAGGGGGCTGTGATGGTCGTCACCCTCAACCGGCCGGAAAAGGTGAATGCCTTGACGCGGGATACGCTGTTCGCCCTGCGCGAGGCGTTTCAAGCCGCAGGAGAGGACGACGGCGTCCGCTGCGTCCTTCTGACGGGTGCGGGCCGCGGCTTCTGCGCGGGTCAGGATCTGGATCTCGGCGGCGGCGACGCCGATTACGCCAAGGTCATCCGAGAGACGTACAATCCGCTCATTCTCACCATGACGCACCTCGAAAAGCCCATCGTCTGCGCCATCAACGGCGTTGCGGCCGGCGCCGGCGTCAGCCTAGCGCTCGCCTGCGATCTTCGCATTGCCTCCGAAACGGCGACATTCATTCAGGCTTTTGTGAATATTGGGCTCATTCCGGACTCCGGCGGAACCTGGTTCTTGCCGCGCATCGTAGGTCTCGGCCGGGCCATGGAACTCGCCATGTTGGGCGATCGCGTCGATGCCTCCCGCGCCTTCGAGATGGGGCTCGTCAACCGCGTCGTGCCCGCCGACAGGCTGATGGCCGAGGCGATGGCGCTCGCCGAGCGGCTGGCTTCGATGCCCACTCGCGCCATCGGGCTCATCAAGCGCGCGCACTACGAGGGCATGGAGCAGACGCTGGCGCAGTCACTCGAGCTCGAGGCCGTGCTGCAGAAAGAGGCCGGCCAGACGGCGGATCACCAGGAGGGTGTGCGGGCATTTCTGGAAAAAAGACCACCGCGTTTTCAGGGCCGATAG